CCTACTACCACAAACATTTTCTTTGTAGGGAGTCTGGAGGTAAGCATTGCGGAAAACGGAGCGGTAAAAACTCCACCCAACAGAAGTCCCAACACAATATTCCAATGATGAATTCCAATAGTGAAAATAAAAGTGACAGCACTTGTAACCGTTAATAAAAATTTGGCAACGGTTGAACTTCCTACCACATACCGCGGAATTCTTCCTTCTTTAATCAGAGTTCCTGTTACTAATGGCCCCCAGCCGCCCCCGGCAAATGAATCAATAAAGCCTCCAACAAATCCCAATAGTCTGAGATTTGTCCTTTTTTTAGCCTTCACACGACCTTTATTTTTATCTTTAAAAGCATTTCTGAGGATGTTGGATCCTAAATATAAGGTATAGCAGGCAATAATCGGTTTTACGATATGGGCATAATGTTCTCCGTAATGAGATAAGGTTAATGCTCCGATGATAGATCCCACGATAGCCAATGGAAATAATACCCAAACCATTTTCTTATTGACATTTCCCAATTTATAATGGCTGAATCCTCCTGCAGCAGTTGTGAAAGATTCTGCAGAGTGAATACTGGCGCTTACAACAGGAGGCGGAACGTTCAATAAAAGCAATATGGTTGTACAGATAACGCCATATCCCATTCCCATAGATCCTGCTACAATTTCAGCCATAAAACCGGCAAACAGCATCCAGTAAAAGATATGGCCATCTTTGCTGAGGAAGATCTGAATGTCATCAGAAAGATCAAACTGATAGACCACAAGACCAAAGATTCCGAAAAGAAGCATAACGCCTATGATCGCCAGATAAATATTGGCTTTTCTCTGAGCTATTTTAGTAATACTAATGAGCTTTTCAATTTCCAGATCAGGTTTTGAAGGAGATAATTTTCCATCAGACAGATATTGAGTCGTAATCTTATTGAGTTCTGTGACTTTGTGGTTAAATATCCTTTCAACTGATTGCGGATGTTCTGCATATTATCTAAGACAAGATCCATTTCATCAGGAATGGTTTCTGTGAATGTCTCTCTGAGCCTTTTAGCAATAGTCGGAGATTTTCCATTGGTTGAAATCGCAATTTTAAGGTTTCCTTTTTTAACAATGGAACCTAAATAAAAATCACACAGATCAGGTTTGTCTGCAATATTGACCAATACATTTTTTTGATGGGCTGCTTCACGAATCTGTGCTGCTAATTCAATATTATTTACTGCAATAATGGCTACATCGGTATCATTAAAATCATCATTATTATAAGGTCTTTCGTACAATTTTATATTGGGATATTTATGCTGTAAAGTTCTTACTTCAGAGCTAATTTCCTTGGCCACCAATCTTATAAGAGTTTCTGGAGAATTGCCTAGTACGGATTCCAGTTTTTCAAGCGCAATTTTTCCGCCACCGATGATCAGTAAGGATAAGGTTTCAAGTTTTAAAAATACAGGATATAAGGAATTGCTCATTTCATTACAGTTTTAAGTCATACGTAAAAGCGAGATAATATAAACCTCCGATTTCAGGGCCTGCTGCATGTTGGAAGTAACGTCTGTTCAGTAAGTTGGTGGCTCCAATTTTTACATTTGCGTGAATTTCAGGAATCTTCCAACTAGCCTGGGCATCAATGGTATAGTAAGCTGGAATTTTTCCTGATGCTAAAGGACTTTCCCAATCAAAACCATTCTGCCATCTTGCTACCAGTGTAAATCCAATATTCTTGATAATCTCTCTGTTTCCTATACTTACATTAACCATCCATTTTGGAGTGTTAAAGGCTGTAATAAACAGGTCTGAAGTATTGTTGGAAGCCAGATCGTTGTAAGATACATTGGCATTGACATTGTAATTTTTAATCACATTGTATCGAATCCCCAATGAGCTGCCATAACTTTTGTAAGTGCTGTTGCTGTTGGTATATACTCTGTATCGGTCTTGTTTACTTCTGTCAAGCATCGCCAAAACGGCTGCATTGCTTCCTACCTGACTGTTTTTAGGAACGGCGACTTCCACTTGTCCAAGGAATCCTTCATAGATATTGTAGTAAAAATCCCAGTCCAGAGCCAGTTTATTA
This is a stretch of genomic DNA from Chryseobacterium tructae. It encodes these proteins:
- a CDS encoding sulfite exporter TauE/SafE family protein — its product is MLLFGIFGLVVYQFDLSDDIQIFLSKDGHIFYWMLFAGFMAEIVAGSMGMGYGVICTTILLLLNVPPPVVSASIHSAESFTTAAGGFSHYKLGNVNKKMVWVLFPLAIVGSIIGALTLSHYGEHYAHIVKPIIACYTLYLGSNILRNAFKDKNKGRVKAKKRTNLRLLGFVGGFIDSFAGGGWGPLVTGTLIKEGRIPRYVVGSSTVAKFLLTVTSAVTFIFTIGIHHWNIVLGLLLGGVFTAPFSAMLTSRLPTKKMFVVVGIVVILMSLVTIVKSFLK
- a CDS encoding precorrin-2 dehydrogenase/sirohydrochlorin ferrochelatase family protein, whose product is MSNSLYPVFLKLETLSLLIIGGGKIALEKLESVLGNSPETLIRLVAKEISSEVRTLQHKYPNIKLYERPYNNDDFNDTDVAIIAVNNIELAAQIREAAHQKNVLVNIADKPDLCDFYLGSIVKKGNLKIAISTNGKSPTIAKRLRETFTETIPDEMDLVLDNMQNIRNQLKGYLTTKSQNSIRLRLNICLMENYLLQNLIWKLKSSLVLLK